The Ananas comosus cultivar F153 linkage group 24, ASM154086v1, whole genome shotgun sequence DNA window ACGAGATTTTTTTAATGCCTACTTATGCTGAGTTTAGCAGAGTTTTTCTAAATTCAGCATTTGTATTATAGACAATTTGGCTTGGATTGCCTCAAGATAATTGGGTCCTTTCGTTTATACATGATGTGAATCGATATATTTGTGTTAGTGCAGCAAAAGGCACTCTATAGGACAACAAGCACAATGATCGAGAGTGTGTAAGCAAGGACTCCGGTTGTTTTCCCTTGCGGCATGGAGTTGGGATTGTGGTATAAATCCTTGGTATTTCCCCAAACACGATAAAGGATGTGCTATCCGATTAGGAATTGGGTGGAGAAATATAATCCTTTTTGTTCTGAAGGATAGTAATTCTAGGGGATGTGGTGGAATAGTGGTTTTTTCCTCTGGGTGTGCCATTGTTCCCGTGCTTCTACTATCCCTGACCAAATACGATTGAAATAgggcctaaaattaaaattctcatTGAGGATGTTTTTTGCTACCCTAGTTGGAAATTCCTAACCAAACACTcgttagtgtttggtttggtttgatcaattctattGTTGATGGTGATAAATATATGTAAGGAGGACTTCAGTTTTAGATGTTATTCCCATTGTGTTTGGCTGGGGATAGTGGCGATTAGCAAGAATAAAGGCCTAGCTAGCAAGGAGATATTACGTTCCAGCATACACCTTGAAATGTTTTTCCTCAGAAAAAGGGGATATTTTTCCTGCCAAATTTCACCTGCCGATAGCTCAAACCTTTGTTGGATTTGGTAATGGAAATGTCTACAACTATCACAGCTTGATCCTCCAACCAAATATTGCGTCAGTAATTTAAGAATACTCCAACAAATATATAGCTTTTTTGTATGGTTTTTGGGCTAAATTCAACTGAATGTTGGCTCATTCCTAGACCTCCAAAACCTGAGGTGGACTGAAATTTTCAGCCCTAACATAACCCAATCGTATTTTTCCAACCAAACTAGCCAACTTTGGATTAGATTAGATGATTTTAGTTGTGCCCAATCCAAGTAGCAGTTCGGgagtttacaatttttttttttacctgttggAAATAAATTACTGGCTCAAATATAGTTTCACGTTTAATATCTTGATAACTAAATTAATAGGACTGCGCCTGTTGATGTGCTAGCGAAATTCGAGTATCCTACCTTCGCATGATTCACTAGGTTTTCAATTTACATTtgcaaattcaaattctttgaGGTTCTACTAATGATTTTTAAAGCATCTGAGGTCATGTAAGTCGCTATTCAGCTCTCATGTTGCTTCCTTTAGGTCAAAAATCAATCAAGTGATGTAGACTTACGAAGGACACGCAACTATTTGAGAAGAAATGGGGTGCAAAATTCAACGCATCCAAGTCTGAGTTTCtagtagcaaaaaaaaaatgtaatggagaaagagagaaaatatagaACATTTAATTTCATTTAGATTAGATTTGTACTTACCTATGTAATCTTGAAGCCTTAGTGactaaaagagagaaaaagacaaCTCTATTTTGTAGCACAACACATCTATTATATCAGTGGGATGGCTATCCTCTGAATGGTGTAGCGTGCGGATTGTATAGGATATATAATCCACCATCTGACTAGTTTATAGTTAACCAATGCTGTCAAATGATAATGacattattaatttatagatATTTGACTATATGCTAAGTTGTATACCTGTACGGGATATACAATCTACCATCCAACTAGTTCTAGTCATTTGCTGTCAAATTTTAATTGgtgcaattttttaatttaattaaaaaggaaGCTTGGGATGATGCGTAGACAAATTGAATGGCATTGTTTGCTATGGATCTCGATCAATcttcaaaactaaaaataataagaacTAAACTTGACAGTACTAAAAACATTGTAAAAGAGAAGATAATATTTAACTACAAGAatttagaagaagaaaaatcaaaCGACGAGCCAAAACACTTGGAAAGAATCAGATGGcaaaaaaagatgaaatagGAACTTGAAGCCTCTAAACacaaagaggaaaaggaagaagaaaagaaaggtaaGGACAAACTATAGATGTGAACAACGTGAAGAACACATCACAAACCTATACCAAAACAGGCTGGGCAGCATTTTAAGTAGGCGGCAGTAGACTGATTTTAAATCTAATCGAAGTAAAAGTTAGAAGGGGGCTTGCTCGTTTACTGTTGTGAAGATGATGCAAATGTAGCTTTCAGTTATTGAGTTGGTAAACTCTCGGTGTACAAATTAGCACTTACAGGTCTAGATCTTATCACTTGACAATCGTTGTCTTATGGTGTCTTGGTGTAACTTTCCTATTGATCTAGTTGCATTATGCTGACATCTGAGTTGGACAAGCGTCATTGACTCTGcaaaaatgttattttaaatatgcagGCTTGACAGCAACTAGATAGAAGCATGAAGCTTCTATTGCTGCCAAATGTTATTGCAAGACAAACAAACAATTGACTAGAGGCTAGTTGGATGGTAGATTACATACCTCGTAAAGTCTTATGGTTTCACGTAAGCACAACACCCCTAAATTTGCCATGTTATCAGCTTTAAATTTCTAATGAGCAATTTAGTCCGTTGAAATTTTTcctttcatatatatttatttccaCAATGATATAAATGACAATAATATcatctctctttccttttttttttttttatttccaacaTGTGGGTGCACATCTCGTTTAGGAAGAAGGTAAAGTCATAACAATAATGTTTGAAGTTTGCAAAACCTAATTGTTTATGAATTCTTGGGTAAAATGCATTGGTAGTACCTGGACTTCGGACTccaacaaattcaaatttcctTCATCTTTAATTACATAGATTGATCTCTATTTCTTACTCTGTTTTTTGATTGGTTTATTTGTTTGCTTTAAATGCTCGTGGATATTAGAAATTTTGGATAGAAAGCACATCGAGGATTTAAAAGAAACTACTTAATTTTAAGGATTGACTTGTTTAAGTGAAGAACGTAAGATGGTATAATTAGTCAAAATTTAGGGGACTAGTTTTGctctttttccctctttggCAATTAAGAAGCTGTTTGATTGGTTAAAGTTGTTACCGCATTGAAATTTTAACTGCATGCACGCTTATATACAGTGTTTGGATTGGTGTGTATTTGAATTTAACTGTAGCAGTtgaaactatataaaaatataaaaattagctTCTAACTGTAGCAATTGACAACGAATTAGATCTCTTgatataagaagaaaaataaaaataaaaatataagcaaGCTATGAAACAAATGAATATTGCTGCAGCCGTTGCAGTTGcacaaaaccaaataaaatgaGTGTAGGCACTAGGGATGGCAATCTAGCTTGCTGTTCGTGAGcgagctcgtgttcgacttgaAATGAGCGCGAGATCGAGTTACTCGTTTAATatacgagccgaacacgagcttggttcagctcgctcgtgttcggcttgataacagctcgaatacatattatatattagtttagtctaaatataaagcctaatttaattataaaaagatcatttatatgtaaagtttcaatcattagataaaAGTCAAATAggtaaaatttcataaaattattttttatgcttatcctttataatttttttaacttcttgttaatgagccagctcatgttcgactcgttaataaacgagctgaacacgagctgaatatttcggctcgatactttaatgagtcagcttgtgttcgactcatttataaaatgagctgaacacgagccggTCTCAACTCGTTTGTGTTTGGCTCATTGACACCCCTAGTAGGCACAAGGGAACTGTCTTTTTCATATCATCATATGGATAAGTGATTCTATTTTGTTACATACTTCAAAGTATGACGCACGAAAAGACATAATGATTATTGCTTGTGGAGCTCTTGGTTTTGAAAAAAATGGGTTGTTAGTAAAATAAGCACAATTGCTTGTCAAACATActtgaaaaatataaacagctgtatttatattttatttagcaaGCATTGGAACAAATTGGATCATTcctgtcttcttttttttttcttttttcttttttaatgtcAACTTTACTCCCCCCTTGTAGTTATAGAGACTCTTAATAGGACAAACATGTATATTAACTATGCAAACTGTgatgaaatttaaattgagTTTTTCGTTCTGATATTGTGTGAAATAACTATTTCGTCGAATATGCTTatattcgatttaaaatttgtaaaaacaaTAGTTTGGTATATATCTTTTTCAACCGAGTGATAAGAAAAGTTACTTTCCAGAACTTGAATAGCTAAGGAGTACCAGCATCctcttctttccctttttttcaacTTTCTTAAAGCTCATGGAATCTTATCTCTTTTAAGAGGAAGTAAACCAATTAATTAGTTCTAAAAATTAGCCATCAAAATACTGAATCCAATCAGGTGAAAGGTATTGAATATGcgaatcttttttttaaatgcatttGCAATGCTTTTTCAATGGAAACAAGACAAAATGTTTGGTTACATGGCTTAGTCACACAAGTAGTTTTCATGCTTTTATTAGTTATTAGCAAGTTTAAAACACCTACTTGAGGTATCTCCACCATATGCCTCTCTAATATAGTATTTCTGTTTCCAATTAGAAAGTAAATACAAGTCCAATTGCCCCTTAATTATTGAGTTTTTACTTGATTTTGATCAACTATATTTAGCACAATTTGCTAAGGACTCGATAGTTGGTGCCGAGGTTCTAAATTCTAAGTGggtagctttttttttatttctctcgctctctctctctctctctgagggagagagagagagagtttggatagttttgttgttttgtaaacaaaataattttaaagaaGTGTTTGGATGCCCTTAAGGGgtattgaaagaaaaatattttaaaatgctAATTATTTGATGTAAAAGTAAAGAAGAGATCAAGCTTGTGTGTCTTTGGAATTGCACATTTGTCTTATACTGGAGTGCACAAGTAATGTACTGTATTATATTATtactttaaatataattataaagtatctaaaaaaatatatttgtacttGGTGTTTGTTTGGCTTGcctactattttttattttgtttgtgatGGGAAGTTAAAATGGAATTTTTAAACCATAAAagcaaaagtttaaattttgcttTTCTGCTACATAACTCTCCCTGTAGAGAGAacctgttaaaaaaaaataatataattattcgTGTTGaggtaaaattagaaaaaacttGATATATCCCTTCTGTGgcttagtttttctttttaattttagtgttctataattttaactatatcatttaactattttatgattcttttttctatttttttaattatatttcttgTTAACCTTTTCTCGTTTTGTGTCGTGTACGTGTGTCGGAGATGTTCCACAAAAATTGATTAAAGAGACATAAAATGTTTTAACCAAAGCATGGGAGCTTAATTCTAAGTGTTCTCAGTGAGTTTCGGAAAAGCGATGATTCACGACGCACGTACGCAACACTTGCCTGTTTAAAGAAAAAGTTAATACAAggtgtgaaaaaaaatatatatatataaattacagAATACTTAAGTAATGTAATTAAGATtattaagtattaataatttatataaggtttttcataaaatttatcttttttgctCCTTTCTATATTTCTCTTTGTGAGATGTTATATCTATTTGTATAAGTAGATGGGAATATAATTTGAACGATAAGAGCTGTATTACTAAACAATTTACATTAACCATGAAAGTGGTGAAATCTCGGCGCAACTCAAATtcgatttatattttcaaatttgaccAAAGCATTATTTTCGAAGATGAAAACAGCAAATTAAATTGTACCACATGTTTAGATTGTAGTAATTTTTCGCAAATCAATTGTGGATAATTACCTTCAAAATCACCATTAGAATCCAAaacttttctaaaaaataaaataatagaataaaaaattaaaaaatgaaaaaaaaaaaaaaaaccccaagtAGTTGTCAACTGCAAGTAGCCAGGAGGTGGCCGGATCTAGTCTCCGTTGCCTGCCGCTCCAAGAGGGTCAAAATCTCAAATCCGTGCCGAAACTTTTGTGAAATTACAAACGAGTCCCTGCCTGGTCATTGCCAAAtcagattttgttttttttttttggttttagaaaataaaaaattattgattgtgTCATCACAATGAGATGTTTAAGACAAAACAATAATTTACTGTAAATTGCACAATTAGCTCCTCAAGTTGATTTACGTTTTTCATTATGGTCCCTGAGCTTTAAATGGTGTTGACTTTACTATTTGTGATATTTTAGCAAatcctttatattttttatttaaaatatttaaattcttaGCATGCAACTCGACTATGAAAAAATTTGTAAAGCTATAGGAAGATTTAGTCATTTTCACATTTAATGAAACTTAAAACTTGCACATTCGAATACCAAAATTAAACTCGCAGGTATTGAGGATGTATTTTTATACggattaaattaatttgaagactgaatataatataatttttatatcatttgatTAAATCTGTGCTCCTCATCTACCAAACACAAACTCCTCAGATAAATAGAAGAGATGTGCTGAATAAGTTATTCGTGCATCCAGATAAGCCAAATAAGCCATCAAATGCTCGAGGGCCACAataaaattaagcaaaattTCAAGGGAGTATAGGGCATTTTTCCCATTTCTCCTTCTCCCCCTTGTCTTGTTCCTTCCTCTCCAAATACAAACCAACATACAAATGTTTCCCTCTCTATCCACTTGACTtgttatactctctctctctaccccctttcatatatatatatatatatatacacagagagagagagagagatgaactggatttttattaatagtatttgagaATTGTTATATCTGCACTTTAATCAATTTCaccttttaaattatattattcaaccaatcatcTACTCAATCGTAGAAAAATCGTCATTAAATTTTAgagaaccactatcattctaactctataatttttcatctaagaATTAAAGACTGATAGTAAAAGAAccgaaatactattaatagtattccagccaaattttataaatatatatatataaaaaatataaaaaatcacaTTTATTCCGCTATTTTATCCCTCGCCGGCCACCTAATTGATAATTCCCCCTTCATTAACTATTAACTATAATTAACTATAACTAATCCTAATTAAACATTAAACCcctttatatatacatatatatatatgcatatccCCTTCCTAAACCCCTCCTCACTCACTAATTCTCCCTCGCCAtggccaccaccaccaccaccaccaccaccactattCCCCTCCTCTCATTATTCCTATTCTCACTCTTATTCTCACTCTTATTCCACGCCGACGCCGCGCAGGATCTCGCCACGTGTCTAACATCGGCGGGGGTGCGGAACTTCACGCTGTACCCATCCGACCCCTCGGACGCCGCCACGTCGCCCTACTTCCCCCTCCTCAACGCCTCCCTCAACAACCTCCGCTTCTCCCGCTCGCACGTGCCCAAGCCCCGCGCCATCGTCCTCCCCACGAAGCTCTCGCACGTGCCCCCCTCCGTCCTATGCCTCCGCAACTCCTCCCTCCGCATCCTCCTCCGCAGCGGCGGCCACAGCTACGAGGGCCTCTCCTACACCACccacgaaaccctaaccctaaccctaaccctagcgggGTTCGCGATCCTCGACCTGATGAACCTGAACCGGGTGGAGGTCGACGTGCGCTCGGCCACGGCGTGGGTGGAGGCCGGGGCGACGCTGGGCGAGCTCTACGTCGacgccctcctcctccaccccctctcctcctccctcctctcccgcCCCGCCCTCGGCCCCGACCCCTTCTGGGccctccgcggcggcggcggcgcctcctTCGGCCCCGTCCTCGCATGGCGCCTCCGCCTCGTCCCCGTCCCCCCCctcgtctcctccctctccctcaaccTCCCCGGCTCGCCCCGGTTCGTCGCCGGTCTACTCCACAAGTGGCAGCTCGTCGCCCCGGCCCTCCCCGACCGGGTCTACCTCTCCGCCTTCGTCGGCGCCGGTCTACCCGGCTCCAACCGGACCGGCCTCTCCGTCACCTTCAAATGCCTCTTCCTCGGCCCGAGCCGCGAGGCGGCCCGCCTCCTGAACCGCCGGTTCGCCGAGCTCGGCCCGACCGGCCCGCTCTGGACCGAGTCGAGCTGGATCGAGTCGGTCCTGTTCTTCTCCGGTCTACCGGAGGGGAGCACGGTGCACGACCTCAAAGACCGGGCGCTCCGGAAGAAGACGTACTTCAAGGCCAAGTCGGACTACGTGCGGACGCCGGTCGCATACGGGGACCTGATCACGGCCGTCGATCTGCTGTCCCGGCAGCCGCGGGCGTACCTGATCCTCGACCCGTACGGCGGGGCCATGGCCCGCATAAAGAGCGACGCCATCGCGTTCCCGCATAGGGCCGGGAACATCTACGCCGTCCAGTACCTGATCGAGTGGACGGCGGAGGACGACCACCGGAGCGCCGAGTACGTGGCGTGGCTCCAGGGGTTCTACGCCCACATGGAGCGCCACGTGTCCGCGGGGCCCAGGGCGGCGTACGTGAACTACGTGGACCTCGATCTGGGCCAATGGACGGCCGGGATCGGTCGCACGAATCCCGTGGAGGAGGCGCGGGCGTGGGGGGAGAGGTACTTCCTCGGGAACTACGATCGGCTCGTGCTGGCCAAAACGGCCGTCGATCCCGAGAACGTGTTCCGGCATGCCCAGAGCATACCACCGTTAGAAAAGAGTGTGTCTTTTTCATCGTCGTCATTAAATATACTAGAAAATATATCGTGTACAGAAGAAACTGCTAAAATGCGGTAAATAGAAAAAAAGNATTTagtatttatacataaattatagttttatatcatACACTATAAAACAAATAGCAGAACTAATGAAACTTTACTTtcataactacgaaacaaatAGCAGGAAAGTAATTTTTATCAAACTCCACTTCAACTTAAAATTCAGTTTCGGTGAAATAAACATACTCTAAGTCTTTCAGATTTTGCATAGATcgcaattatattatttttgtttattaaattatttagtatttatacataaattatagttttatatcatacaactataatttatgtataaaaagtATAATGTTCCGGAGAACGTTCTCCGGCCGTTGATCCGGAGAACGTGTTCCGGCACGCCCAGAGCATTCCACCGCTAGAAAAGAGTGTGTCTTTTTCATCGTCGTCATTAAATAttctagaaaatatatcatgtaCAGAAGAAACTGCTAAAATGCggtaaatagaaaaaaagataaacataTAAAAAGTAGAAAGTTTACGTAGTTTAGTTGGTGTGTGTTACAATCTGAAAAGCAGATTGGATGACGGAGAATTTTGGTTAAGGGAGAAAAAAGCGACCAAGAGtaagaaaaaattttgagtaGTTTATTCTGAAGTATGATAATGAAGGATCAAAAGTTCGTCATAAATTAATTGGGTTATTTCTCATCCTAGAATGGAATGATAATTAGAATTCTATTTTTGGCCATCATAATTAGTGAATTTTATTTcgattttatagtttaaaagaagcgaaccaaacaagctctgtacttttttattattatatggtTGTAGTGAAGTGTAATTTGTCTCTTTTAGCTAGACTAAACTCAAAGAAGTGAAAAGGGCAAACATGGGCTAAGTTGGGGGCCTCTGTGTGTGGgctcagtctctctctctctctatcttcccCTGGGCCTGAaagagttagagagagagaatgtagCGAGAAGGGCGTTTGGATGGCAGCGGAGTGAAAGTGGAGATACAGGAAGTCGTTTTCATCATAAATGATCATTTTCATTATTTGGTTCGCTGTAAAAAAAGTTACTGTCGAATCTCGAGTTAATCTGAAACGGCGTAGTTGACTTCGGCCCGCCCGTCATGAGCCGGAGTCAATTACGGTGAACAGAagtgaataaaataataaaataatatatgatggttatatttaaaaatatttaattatgatagTCACTCTTTTATTCAGGTGGCATATTtaagatatgataaaaattaattagttaaattttaatattttttaattagtttgtacaattaaaataagaataattaattagttaaattttaatatttgttaattagtttgtacaattaaaataagaataattaattaattaattattaatatttttttactttataattttattgttgtattattataatttatgtattaaaaataatttagttattttaaattaaattttaattatataaaaatataatgatattatttttgtttattaaattatttagtatttatacataaattatagttttatatcatACACTATAAAACAAATAGCAGAACTAATGAAACTTTACTTtcataactacgaaacaaacagcAGGAAAGTAATTTTTATCAAACTCCACTTCAACTTAAAATTCAGTTTCGGTGAAATAAACATACTCTAAGTCTTTCAGATTTTGCATAGAATcgcaattatattatttttgtttattaaattatttagtatttatacataaattatagttttatatcatACACTATAAAACAAATAGCAGAACTAATGAAACTTCACTTtcataactacgaaacaaacggcagaaaagtaatttttatcaaACTCCACTTCAATTCAAAGTCCACCTCAACTTAAAATTCAGTTTCAGTGAAATAAACATACTCTAAGTCTTTCAAATTTTGCATAGAATCGCAATAATTATACTGTATAACGAAATGCTTGTGATCATCGCATGTAACGCACTCTCCAACGGAAGCACAAATGGAGCCTTGGATAACTCCAAGAACTGCTGTAGATTTTCTACAACATTGCTTCTATAATGTTGTTAAGTTGGCAAATTCGTATGGTATTTTAAAGTATGTTGATGAATCAATCAGAAACTTCTATATTATAAATGCTGACATATTAATAATAgagataattgcttatatattctttaaaattttaaaaatattttatttattcctacttctttttttttcaatatacccttCTTATTTCAAAATCTTCCTGCATTTATtatccgttaagttaacttggattaaacgtgagttaaatatctactagagttaaaaaaaaattaaaatacctattttatccttaacttacgggcaaataagaaatgttggtgatggtagaagtgtatatttgaaaagtctaaaaatcaaaatactttttatactCCTAACttagggcaaataaaaaaagtcggtgatagtggaagggtatatttgaaatggtaaaatagtaatttcatacatataacagctattgctaacagttcattaacagaatttaattctagaaatatatttgaaatatgttggaacgtaaaaaagatatttttaatattagccttctaagaaagataaattagaaagtcgaaaacttttcaaaaatatataaacaattgccccttaataatatatataaagacaATATTATAATGTAGGgataggatgatggtggtaggtggtggtaggtgaaaaAGTGTTTGATTCAAAAGCTATTAATagtcaaagggtagatctaagggctagaaacttagaagcaccgaGGGATTGGTGTTTTTAggtgtattctagctcaattcatgtGAAAGTCAATATTACACTacaattttggctaaattacaaaaaaagacTTTCCTACGATTCACATCGTGTCTTACTTACTTCCTtgaatccttttcttttttcttttacgcCTTAATTTATTCCATGCTTATTTTTCAATTATCTTTCTagaataaagagaaaagaaagaagaggagacATACAAGAGAGAAGGTTAAATTGAACCGTCATGTATGGCTATTTTATTCGTAGTTTCTGAATGACCAACTCATCTTTGAAAGTGACAACAATGATAGATGGATCGACTGCACGCACAAAAACATAAAAGATGAACGCATCATCACCCTCGACGATAATGACTATCGAGAGTACGTAGGACATGAGATTTCAATATGATTGGCGAAAAATAGTGGCGATAAGTGAAATTTTATCGGCTATACAATAATAGATTAGTCATTGGAGGCATAATCAATGACAATGGTGGAGAGACAACGAAAGGATGGAGAGAGAATATATCCTTTAAAATTAGTGAAAAATCTGAAGGTGGGGAGTATTCGAGAATATGAGAAAGTGTAAATgcaaaggaaaacaaaaaaaaatgtgttaaaTAATTGAcgctgaatataaatattaaaaatatcgctTTCTAATAgattaagtttttgaaaaataatttagcgGCCCACAGTTTCATTGGTTGACATTTAATTAAATCTTTGTATCTTTGCACTTAACAACATACGTGTGGAAATAAGCGTGTTGCACCCTCACAGGAGAAAATTAAAACATGAAAATATCCAAAGCCACTATCTTAGGTTGGTGTTACCTCATTGGTTTTTCCACCTATGTACTATTCCAATACGGCGGCTATGTTTGAacaagttattttaaaaaaaaaaaaaaatttgagagaaagagaacaaATTACTTATCagttgtattattttttaaaaaataaattcagttaAAAATAcgaaacaattaaattttaaatttgaaatctcaaatATCAATTATCAAATTCTATGCTGCTTTAATTGTAAAGTCCACATCCACTTTCTCTAATCTAAGCAATAATTAATTCCCCGTATGTTACTCTTTCCtacctatatataaaaaaacacaCTATGCTCATGTAGTTGTTATAGCCATCGGTGCCTCAGTTACTATGCATACATTTGCAGCTCTCGTTTTGCTCCTCTTCATCATATTCACTACAAATTGTAGCTGCTTTCCTGCTACTTCTAGTGCCGAAAGTAGTGTTCTTGCTTCATGCCTCGCCGCGGCCGGCGTCCGCAACTTCTCTCTGGCCGCCGACCCTCCGCCGGTCTCCTACACCGACCTGCTCGACTTCTCCATTCAGAACCTCCGCTTCTCCCTGCCCGACGTACCTAAACCGGTCGCGGTGATCCTCCCGGGCTCGAAAGAGCAGCTCCGCGACGCCGTCCTCTGCGTCCGCCGCGCCTCCCTCGTCATACGCGTCCGCAGCGGCGGCCACAGCTATGAGGGC harbors:
- the LOC109728493 gene encoding reticuline oxidase-like — translated: MATTTTTTTTTIPLLSLFLFSLLFSLLFHADAAQDLATCLTSAGVRNFTLYPSDPSDAATSPYFPLLNASLNNLRFSRSHVPKPRAIVLPTKLSHVPPSVLCLRNSSLRILLRSGGHSYEGLSYTTHETLTLTLTLAGFAILDLMNLNRVEVDVRSATAWVEAGATLGELYVDALLLHPLSSSLLSRPALGPDPFWALRGGGGASFGPVLAWRLRLVPVPPLVSSLSLNLPGSPRFVAGLLHKWQLVAPALPDRVYLSAFVGAGLPGSNRTGLSVTFKCLFLGPSREAARLLNRRFAELGPTGPLWTESSWIESVLFFSGLPEGSTVHDLKDRALRKKTYFKAKSDYVRTPVAYGDLITAVDLLSRQPRAYLILDPYGGAMARIKSDAIAFPHRAGNIYAVQYLIEWTAEDDHRSAEYVAWLQGFYAHMERHVSAGPRAAYVNYVDLDLGQWTAGIGRTNPVEEARAWGERYFLGNYDRLVLAKTAVDPENVFRHAQSIPPLEKSVSFSSSSLNILENISCTEETAKMR